The Littorina saxatilis isolate snail1 linkage group LG15, US_GU_Lsax_2.0, whole genome shotgun sequence genome contains a region encoding:
- the LOC138948991 gene encoding L-proline trans-4-hydroxylase-like, with translation MPLREYKYNGGKLEVTDKMKKDFEDAGYILVRGLLDKDDLSRIKQALEGSQAVMENAFGVGDGEGRESKLCLWNHPGTDVTGMVARCEKVADTCAQLLGGEVYHYHTKLMMKEAKTGGKHVWHQDYGYWYKNGCLFPDMMTVFMSVDPCKKENGCLQILEGSHKCGRIEHLMVDGQTGADLERVKQLEGVLEHMHVEMEPGDALFFHSNLLHTSSANDSPNRRWAFLCAYNKKSNNPVLKHHHPQYTPLETVPNDAVKQCTNCTDMSGKDFMNPSNDKTTAGKKAEKMK, from the exons AGTATAAATACAATGGAGGAAAGCTGGAGGTCACGGACAAGATGAAGAAAGACTTCGAGGATGCAGGCTACATTCTTgtcag GGGCTTACTTGATAAAGATGACCTGTCCAGGATTAAACAGGCATTGGAGGGCTCGCAGGCAGTCATGGAAAATGCTTTTGGG GTGGGAGATGGGGAGGGACGAGAAAGCAAGCTGTGTCTGTGGAATCACCCAGGTACTGATGTCACCGGCATGGTGGCCAGGTGTGAAAAAGTGGCCGACACCTGTGCTCAG TTGTTGGGGGGAGAGGTGTACCACTACCACACCAAGCTGATGATGAAAGAGGCCAAGACAGGGGGAAAACATGTGTGGCATCAGGACTATGG GTACTGGTACAAGAACGGCTGCCTGTTTCCAGACATGATGACAGTGTTTATGTCTGTCGACCCCTGCAAAAAGGAAAATGGCTGTCTGCAG ATCCTGGAGGGTTCTCACAAGTGTGGGCGCATTGAACACCTGATGGTGGACGGACAGACGGGGGCAGACCTGGAGCGGGTCAAGCAGTTGGAAGGTGTTCTGGAACACATGCATGTGGAGATGGAACCAG GAGACGCCCTGTTCTTCCACTCCAACCTCCTGCACACCAGCAGTGCCAACGACAGTCCTAACCGCCGCTGGGCCTTCCTCTGTGCCTACAACAAGAAGTCCAACAACCCTGTGCTCAAACACCACCACCCGCAGTACACTCCCCTGGAGACT GTGCCGAATGATGCTGTGAAACAATGCACAAATTGTACGGATATGTCGGGCAAAGATTTCATGAATCCTTCAAATGACAAAACCACAGCGGGGAAAAAGGCAGAGAAGATGAAATAA
- the LOC138948990 gene encoding uncharacterized protein isoform X2, protein MRGKCWNCNEYGHRKAECPEIQCFKCKRFGHMARECTGYSSYRSPSPEDLSDCGDYGDYDEWEGQSRSPYSVGMRARGRSLSRGRASYPRPRSVSAQRELQQKETELRQKERELQEKERVLQQQNLEIQQKRIRMAREEKEEKKRKEEEEKMREEEENKKREEEKKKRKEAEEKKRKEEEDKNRKEREDKLRKEEAERIMKLREVNALRPAPKPVNIVISPRNMPDLPKSPSKIFSTLRKFWGSSETSPDASIASKSDVPSRTKNKERAEPLKSAIFQLSSLEYKVIEKFYLGELEEFVRTDNGTLNLNPTTKRMGYTGSIASKIQQEVSRFMEAIRENSGTWKLSTSPTFAKLPASQHALVVSGARVMGTETLSTTVETKLQVQFGVDAALNVTFVPPSRDLDDSVAVTCASITAVEQLRRSVHGKVAQITVSGHSAIRTKVPVGTKLPATSFILHAVLSTFQEGGHMEVKKIVTDCLTQAANEGLQKIAFPPLGVGRKFAYPVDAVAKDMVSATLDFVRKPTPVKRVIFATNDMSVASVFNREIWEQTAAMMEQPCPKGISFREITGDVEAVIFVKDKTTLPRAAGVLAATLQDSLLGEVTVCDAAEYHELTPGVTAVIQAVAAEKGVRLQEKRDDGGTMKLVALGTAENSQHIADLVKGKMYEGLRNKSRELSFVSPHSLPSYWQLNRAYGSIQEAMAGLDQRQKKFVMYDVDSTELREITNLMNRTWKHGVVGVGKDARNLGHTSIQIVQVCRLENPELWEKYSERKEKLLRRLKKSPRRRLAGLEEIAGNSGPVMTSSTIVSGSVLRREVSSEINEHYLFHGTKDECLVAIERDGLDGRFSKERPLLGRGVYAAESPTKSDQYTDPSKLERTGGPKTMLLVRMLLGEPHINTDRSPPKFSRPPCKGCLQLLCDCQHATHYDSVVDDAGRLFREFVVYEQCQCYPEYIITYKRV, encoded by the exons ATGAGAGGGAAGTGCTGGAACTGCAATGAGTACGGTCACAGGAAGGCCGAATGTCCCGAAATACAATGCTTCAAATGCAAGCGGTTCGGGCATATGGCAAGGGAATGCACGGGATATTCGTCTTATCGTTCACCATCTCCAGAGGATTTGAGCGATTGCGGCGATTACGGCGATTACGACGAATGGGAAGGCCAATCAAGAAGTCCCTATTCTGTCGGCATGCGTGCCAGGGGCAGATCACTCAGCAGAGGTCGTGCTTCCTACCCACGTCCGCGTTCTGTATCTGCACAGCGCGAGTTGCAGCAGAAGGAGACGGAATTACGTCAGAAAGAACGTGAActgcaagagaaagagagagtattACAGCAGCAGAACCTGGAGATTCAGCAAAAACGGATCCGCATGGCTcgggaagaaaaagaagaaaagaagaggaaagaagaagaggaaaagatgagagaagaagaagaaaataaaaagagagaagaagagaaaaagaaaagaaaagaagcagaggaaaagaaaaggaaagaagaggaagataagaacaggaaagaaagagaagacaAACTGAggaaagaagaagcagaaaggaTTATGAAACTGAGAGAAGTAAATGCATTGCGTCCTGCACCAAAGCCGGTCAACATAGTTATTTCACCGCGGAACATGCCGGATCTGCCCAAGTCACCCTCCAAGATCTTCAGCACGCTGCGGAAGTTTTGGGGGTCCTCAGAAACATCACCAGACGCCTCCATTGCATCCAAGTCCGATGTACCTTCAAGAACCAAG AATAAGGAGAGAGCAGAGCCTTTAAAATCGGCGATATTTCAGCTGAGTTCCTTGGAATACAAAGTCATTGAAAAGTTCTACCTTGGAGAACTCGAAGAATTTGTGCG CACTGACAATGGGACGCTGAATCTCAACCCAACAACTAAAAGAATGGGGTACACCGGTTCCATCGCGTCCAAGATACAGCAAGAAGTATCTCGCTTTATGGAGGCAATCCGAGAAAACTCAGGCACCTGGAAACTCTCCACTTCACCTACGTTTG caAAACTCCCAGCTTCCCAGCATGCTTTGGTCGTTAGTGGGGCTAGGGTTATGGGAACCGAGACATTGTCTACAACGGTGGAAACCAAACTGCAGGTGCAGTTCGGCGTCGATGCTGCCTTGAACGTAACTTTTGTTCCACCATCGag AGACTTGGACGACAGCGTGGCTGTTACTTGTGCGAGTATCACAGCTGTTGAGCAG CTACGTCGGTCGGTGCATGGCAAGGTGGCCCAAATTACTGTATCTGGGCATTCAGCGATCCGTACCAAGGTGCCAGTGGGTACCAAATTACCTGCCACGTCTTTCATCCTGCATGCCGTCCTGAGTACTTTCCAGGAAGGGGGCCACATG GAAGTGAAGAAGATTGTGACCGACTGCCTGACACAGGCGGCCAACGAAGGCTTGCAGAAGATCGCCTTCCCTCCCTTGGGCGTGGGGCGAAAATTCGCATACCCCGTGGATGCTGTCGCCAAGGACATGGTGTCTGCCACTCTCGACTTTGTGCGGAAACCGACCCCAGTCAAG cGTGTGATATTTGCAACAAACGACATGTCAGTCGCGTCAGTTTTCAACCGAGAAATTTGGGAGCAAACAGCAGCCATGATGGAGCAGCCCTGCCCAAAag GAATAAGCTTCCGGGAAATAACAGGAGATGTGGAAGCTGTAATTTTCGTGAAAGACAAGACGACTCTGCCACGTGCAGCCGGCGTTCTGGCAGCCACACTCCAAGACAGTCTTCTGGGTGAGGTGACGGTGTGTGACGCTGCCGAGTATCACGAGTTGACCCCAGGTGTCACTGCTGTCATCCAGGCTGTCGCTGCAGAAAAAGGCGTTCGTCTACAAGAGAAACGAGATGATG GGGGAACGATGAAGCTGGTAGCCTTGGGCACGGCAGAAAACAGTCAGCATATCGCCGACCTCGTCAAGGGCAAAATGTACGAGGGTCTTCGCAACAAGAGTCGAGAGCTGTCTTTCGTCAGTCCTCACTCTCTGCCCAGCTACTGGCAG CTGAACCGGGCCTACGGGTCCATTCAGGAAGCGATGGCCGGTCTAGACCAACGACAGAAAAAGTTCGTGATGTACGACGTGGACAGTACTGAGCTCAGGGAGATCACGAACCTGATGAACAGGACCTGGAAACACGGGGTGGTGGGCGTTGGGAAGGACGCCAGGAACCTCGGTCACACCTCCATCCAG ATCGTTCAGGTCTGTCGCCTAGAAAACCCAGAGCTGTGGGAGAAATACAGCGAGAGAAAGGAGAAACTTCTCCGTCGGCTGAAGAAATCACCACGACGACGGCTAGCGGGTCTTGAAGAAATAGCCGGCAATTCTGGCCCTGTCATGACAAGCAGCACCATTGTCTCCGGTAGCGTCCTTCGGCGAGAAGTGTCTTCTGAG ATCAACGAGCACTACCTGTTCCACGGGACGAAAGACGAGTGTCTGGTGGCCATAGAGCGGGACGGACTGGACGGTCGTTTCAGCAAGGAGAGACCATTGCTTGGACGTGGTGTCTACGCTGCCGAGAGCCCCACGAAGTCTGACCAGTACACAG ACCCCTCTAAGTTGGAGAGAACAGGTGGACCGAAGACGATGCTGCTGGTCCGCATGCTCCTAGGCGAGCCACACATCAACACAGACCGCAGTCCTCCCAAGTTCTCTCGTCCGCCCTGCAAAGGCTGCCTGCAGCTGCTGTGTGACTGTCAGCACGCCACGCACTATGACTCCGTTGTGGATGACGCGGGACGTCTCTTCCGAGAGTTTGTCGTGTACGAGCAGTGTCAGTGCTACCCAGAGTACATCATCACCTACAAGAGGGTCTAA
- the LOC138948990 gene encoding uncharacterized protein isoform X1, with product MRGKCWNCNEYGHRKAECPEIQCFKCKRFGHMARECTGYSSYRSPSPEDLSDCGDYGDYDEWEGQSRSPYSVGMRARGRSLSRGRASYPRPRSVSAQRELQQKETELRQKERELQEKERVLQQQNLEIQQKRIRMAREEKEEKKRKEEEEKMREEEENKKREEEKKKRKEAEEKKRKEEEDKNRKEREDKLRKEEAERIMKLREVNALRPAPKPVNIVISPRNMPDLPKSPSKIFSTLRKFWGSSETSPDASIASKSDVPSRTKNKERAEPLKSAIFQLSSLEYKVIEKFYLGELEEFVRTDNGTLNLNPTTKRMGYTGSIASKIQQEVSRFMEAIRENSGTWKLSTSPTFAKLPASQHALVVSGARVMGTETLSTTVETKLQVQFGVDAALNVTFVPPSRDLDDSVAVTCASITAVEQVDVLVSIVGHDLSMRMTSVGQAVLGCCDEQKAKELRRSVHGKVAQITVSGHSAIRTKVPVGTKLPATSFILHAVLSTFQEGGHMEVKKIVTDCLTQAANEGLQKIAFPPLGVGRKFAYPVDAVAKDMVSATLDFVRKPTPVKRVIFATNDMSVASVFNREIWEQTAAMMEQPCPKGISFREITGDVEAVIFVKDKTTLPRAAGVLAATLQDSLLGEVTVCDAAEYHELTPGVTAVIQAVAAEKGVRLQEKRDDGGTMKLVALGTAENSQHIADLVKGKMYEGLRNKSRELSFVSPHSLPSYWQLNRAYGSIQEAMAGLDQRQKKFVMYDVDSTELREITNLMNRTWKHGVVGVGKDARNLGHTSIQIVQVCRLENPELWEKYSERKEKLLRRLKKSPRRRLAGLEEIAGNSGPVMTSSTIVSGSVLRREVSSEINEHYLFHGTKDECLVAIERDGLDGRFSKERPLLGRGVYAAESPTKSDQYTDPSKLERTGGPKTMLLVRMLLGEPHINTDRSPPKFSRPPCKGCLQLLCDCQHATHYDSVVDDAGRLFREFVVYEQCQCYPEYIITYKRV from the exons ATGAGAGGGAAGTGCTGGAACTGCAATGAGTACGGTCACAGGAAGGCCGAATGTCCCGAAATACAATGCTTCAAATGCAAGCGGTTCGGGCATATGGCAAGGGAATGCACGGGATATTCGTCTTATCGTTCACCATCTCCAGAGGATTTGAGCGATTGCGGCGATTACGGCGATTACGACGAATGGGAAGGCCAATCAAGAAGTCCCTATTCTGTCGGCATGCGTGCCAGGGGCAGATCACTCAGCAGAGGTCGTGCTTCCTACCCACGTCCGCGTTCTGTATCTGCACAGCGCGAGTTGCAGCAGAAGGAGACGGAATTACGTCAGAAAGAACGTGAActgcaagagaaagagagagtattACAGCAGCAGAACCTGGAGATTCAGCAAAAACGGATCCGCATGGCTcgggaagaaaaagaagaaaagaagaggaaagaagaagaggaaaagatgagagaagaagaagaaaataaaaagagagaagaagagaaaaagaaaagaaaagaagcagaggaaaagaaaaggaaagaagaggaagataagaacaggaaagaaagagaagacaAACTGAggaaagaagaagcagaaaggaTTATGAAACTGAGAGAAGTAAATGCATTGCGTCCTGCACCAAAGCCGGTCAACATAGTTATTTCACCGCGGAACATGCCGGATCTGCCCAAGTCACCCTCCAAGATCTTCAGCACGCTGCGGAAGTTTTGGGGGTCCTCAGAAACATCACCAGACGCCTCCATTGCATCCAAGTCCGATGTACCTTCAAGAACCAAG AATAAGGAGAGAGCAGAGCCTTTAAAATCGGCGATATTTCAGCTGAGTTCCTTGGAATACAAAGTCATTGAAAAGTTCTACCTTGGAGAACTCGAAGAATTTGTGCG CACTGACAATGGGACGCTGAATCTCAACCCAACAACTAAAAGAATGGGGTACACCGGTTCCATCGCGTCCAAGATACAGCAAGAAGTATCTCGCTTTATGGAGGCAATCCGAGAAAACTCAGGCACCTGGAAACTCTCCACTTCACCTACGTTTG caAAACTCCCAGCTTCCCAGCATGCTTTGGTCGTTAGTGGGGCTAGGGTTATGGGAACCGAGACATTGTCTACAACGGTGGAAACCAAACTGCAGGTGCAGTTCGGCGTCGATGCTGCCTTGAACGTAACTTTTGTTCCACCATCGag AGACTTGGACGACAGCGTGGCTGTTACTTGTGCGAGTATCACAGCTGTTGAGCAG GTGGACGTGCTGGTCAGCATTGTGGGTCACGATCTCAGCATGAGAATGACATCAGTGGGCCAAGCTGTCCTCGGTTGCTGTGACGAGCAGAAGGCGAAAGAG CTACGTCGGTCGGTGCATGGCAAGGTGGCCCAAATTACTGTATCTGGGCATTCAGCGATCCGTACCAAGGTGCCAGTGGGTACCAAATTACCTGCCACGTCTTTCATCCTGCATGCCGTCCTGAGTACTTTCCAGGAAGGGGGCCACATG GAAGTGAAGAAGATTGTGACCGACTGCCTGACACAGGCGGCCAACGAAGGCTTGCAGAAGATCGCCTTCCCTCCCTTGGGCGTGGGGCGAAAATTCGCATACCCCGTGGATGCTGTCGCCAAGGACATGGTGTCTGCCACTCTCGACTTTGTGCGGAAACCGACCCCAGTCAAG cGTGTGATATTTGCAACAAACGACATGTCAGTCGCGTCAGTTTTCAACCGAGAAATTTGGGAGCAAACAGCAGCCATGATGGAGCAGCCCTGCCCAAAag GAATAAGCTTCCGGGAAATAACAGGAGATGTGGAAGCTGTAATTTTCGTGAAAGACAAGACGACTCTGCCACGTGCAGCCGGCGTTCTGGCAGCCACACTCCAAGACAGTCTTCTGGGTGAGGTGACGGTGTGTGACGCTGCCGAGTATCACGAGTTGACCCCAGGTGTCACTGCTGTCATCCAGGCTGTCGCTGCAGAAAAAGGCGTTCGTCTACAAGAGAAACGAGATGATG GGGGAACGATGAAGCTGGTAGCCTTGGGCACGGCAGAAAACAGTCAGCATATCGCCGACCTCGTCAAGGGCAAAATGTACGAGGGTCTTCGCAACAAGAGTCGAGAGCTGTCTTTCGTCAGTCCTCACTCTCTGCCCAGCTACTGGCAG CTGAACCGGGCCTACGGGTCCATTCAGGAAGCGATGGCCGGTCTAGACCAACGACAGAAAAAGTTCGTGATGTACGACGTGGACAGTACTGAGCTCAGGGAGATCACGAACCTGATGAACAGGACCTGGAAACACGGGGTGGTGGGCGTTGGGAAGGACGCCAGGAACCTCGGTCACACCTCCATCCAG ATCGTTCAGGTCTGTCGCCTAGAAAACCCAGAGCTGTGGGAGAAATACAGCGAGAGAAAGGAGAAACTTCTCCGTCGGCTGAAGAAATCACCACGACGACGGCTAGCGGGTCTTGAAGAAATAGCCGGCAATTCTGGCCCTGTCATGACAAGCAGCACCATTGTCTCCGGTAGCGTCCTTCGGCGAGAAGTGTCTTCTGAG ATCAACGAGCACTACCTGTTCCACGGGACGAAAGACGAGTGTCTGGTGGCCATAGAGCGGGACGGACTGGACGGTCGTTTCAGCAAGGAGAGACCATTGCTTGGACGTGGTGTCTACGCTGCCGAGAGCCCCACGAAGTCTGACCAGTACACAG ACCCCTCTAAGTTGGAGAGAACAGGTGGACCGAAGACGATGCTGCTGGTCCGCATGCTCCTAGGCGAGCCACACATCAACACAGACCGCAGTCCTCCCAAGTTCTCTCGTCCGCCCTGCAAAGGCTGCCTGCAGCTGCTGTGTGACTGTCAGCACGCCACGCACTATGACTCCGTTGTGGATGACGCGGGACGTCTCTTCCGAGAGTTTGTCGTGTACGAGCAGTGTCAGTGCTACCCAGAGTACATCATCACCTACAAGAGGGTCTAA